The sequence ATCAGCACCATCTTCTTAGTTTCAGAATAATTCCCAGCCTGCATTCTGCAGAAGTAAGTCCCGCTTGGCAGATTTGAAGCATTGAATTCTACTTCGTAATTGCCTGGGATTTTTTCTTCGTTAACAAGAGTTGCAATTTCTCAGCCGAGTATATTGTATATCTTTATTGTCACAAAAAGATAAGGGTAAGATCAATCATCACACTTACGCAAATTTTATATAAGACTTCAGATTTTGTGTAATCTATTATTTTCTTTGCCGGATATTTCATCAATTAAATTAGCCATAAGTTCTGAAATCTTATATGTATTGTTTTCAATACTTACAAAACAAGAAATAATCTGTCCTTGAGCAACTATAAAATAACCTATTGTAGCTATTAAAAACCCCCAAATAAATTCACCATTAAAATCAAAATGTCTATTATCAATACAGCTTTTAAAACTGGAAAATATTATTAGCGCGGCTACAAGAACTATTATCCATCCAATTGTTGAAATTGTTTTACCTACCGATAACAAAGTTAAAAAGCGCTGCTCATTTTGTTCTTTATTTTCCATATGTCACCTATGATTATTTTAGAAATTATTACTTGCACTGTAGCCTATAACTCTGTCTTTATCAACCTTTCAATTATAACTTGAAAGTATGAATTGTATAATCATCAATTAATATTGTATAATCTCCTTCAGGGAGAGGTGATCTTGCCCCCATCTTGTAGACAGACAGAAAAGCAACTATATTTAAATTAAAACAAATATAGGAGAACACTAAGATGGGACAAACAAGAAGAACCTACGACAAAGAGTTTAAGCTATCGGCAGTCAAAATGGTAACCGAAGAAGGAATGTCGGTGGCAGAAGTATCCAGAGACTTGGGCATAAGCGAGAACTCGATTCATAGATGGAAGAAGAAATATCTCGAAGACAAGAATAATGCATTTCCGGGAAAAGGGAAATTAAAACCGGAAGATGAAGAAATAAGACGACTTGAGAGGGAGCTCAAGCGAGTAAAAATGGAAAGAGACATATTAAAAAAA comes from Melioribacter roseus P3M-2 and encodes:
- a CDS encoding T9SS type A sorting domain-containing protein; protein product: MATLVNEEKIPGNYEVEFNASNLPSGTYFCRMQAGNYSETKKMVLMR